The DNA segment ACACGGTCGAGTGTGACGTCCGGATGACGGCTGACGGGCATCTGGTGTGCGTGCATGACAGCCGGATCGACAGGACCAGCGATGGACGTGGCCGAGTGTCCAACAAGACGCTGTATGAACTACGCGAGCGCGACTTCGGGGCCAGCTCGCCGCAGGACCACGCCTGGCTGGACGCGGCCGACGCGCCGGACTACGACGAGCAGACACGCCGGATCCTCACTCTCGATCGGCTGTTGGAGTTCGTCCTGGGCGCTGACCGCCAGGTGGACATCGCCATTGAGACCAAGCATCCGACCCGTTTCGGTGGATTCACCGAGCAGACCCTGGCGCAGACCCTTCAGCGTTTCGGCTTGGACCAGGCCGCACCGGGCGCCCACTGGCGTGTCTGGGTCATGTCCTTCGCCGCCATCGCGCTGCGCCGCATCCGGGTGTTCGCTCCCGGGATCCCGACTGTATTCCTGATGGAACGTGCCCCCTTACGCTCCAAGTCTGGATGGTTGCCCAACTCCGCGAGCATCGCTGGGCCCTCGATCGAGATCATCGCCAAGGACCCGGATCTGGTTGCCCGCTGGCATGATGCCGGGCACAAGGTCCACGTTTGGACGGTTGACATCGAGGCCGACGCCCTGCTCTGCGCGAAGCTTGGAGTCGACGCGGTCATCACCAACCGGCCGCACGATGTTCGCCAATGGCTGACATCGGCGTGACACTGACTTCCCGCCGCAGGTTCCGACCCCGTGAGGACTCGGCACGGGGACGGGCGGGTCGAAAAGACCCCAGAAAATAAGTGTTCGAGCGCTACCGACGGGGGATGCAGCAGCGCTCGAACAAGTCTCAGCCTAGGCCAGGGTGGTTACCACCGCAACTCCCGACACGGCGTTGGTTGAGTGTTGAAGCAGAGAAGTTGCCCGAGTTCGATCGCACTGGATCGGGCAGCAAAGCGGATACCCTGATCGGGTGTGGGCAGCCCTGACGCTAGTCGTAGCGATCATCGCGCTCGTCGCCGCGCTCGTCGCGCTGCGGCGAGTTGACGTTGTGGCGGCCAGAGCCGGTCGGTCATCGGACGGCCCGCTGCAACGGGACGTTGACTCAGCTCCGTCGGGCGGCACAGTGCTCGCGTCCAGCGCGGCGCCGGAATCTGTCGGCTTGAGTCGACTCGCGGTTGTCCGGTACGACGCGTTCGATGACCTCGGTGGTCAGCTGTCCTACTCCGCCGCGCTGCTCGACGACGCCGGCAAGGGGATCGTGATTACCGGCATCCATGGGCGCTCAGAAACTCGGACCTATCTCAAGCAGGTCCCGACTTCCGGAAGTGGTGCGGTCTCCAAGCTGTCACCCGAGGAGCAGGAGGCAGTTCGTGACGCGATGCGGGGATCAGGTCATGCCTGAGATCGGCACCGTGGTGTTCCTAGGCCCGCGCGGCACCTTCGCCGAGGCGGCGCTGCTGGCACTCCCAGAGCTGTCGAGCATGCCAGCCAGGCCTGTGCCGTCGGTGACCGCCGCTCTGAACGCCATCAGGTCGGGCGACGCCGACGTCGCCCTGGTCCCGATCGAGAACTCGGTCGAAGGATCAGTGTCGGGGACATTGGATGAACTCGCATCCGGCGAACCGTTGGAGATCATCAACGAGATCGCGATACCCGTGCGGTTCGCGCTGCTGGCCGCGCAGCCAATCGAACTGCCGCAGATCGCTTCGGTCGGAACGCACCCGCACGCCGCTGCGCAATGCCGCCGCTGGCTTCACGACAACCTCCCGCACGCACAAGTAGTCCCCACAACATCCACCGCCGCCGCGGCCGAGGCCCTCAGCGGAGGCGCTGCGGGGTATCAAGTCGCTATCGCCCAGCATCTGGCAGCCGAGCTGTACGGCTTGGAGGTCATCGTCGATGGCATCGCGGACAACGACGAAGCCTCCACGCGCTTCGTGGCTGTCGCCCGACCGGGCGCGATCCCCGCACGCACGGGAGCGGACAAGACCAGCCTGGTTCTCTACATCACGGCTAACCGCGCGGGTGCGCTGCTTGAGATCCTCACCGAGTTCGCGGCCCGGGGAATCAACCTGACACGAATCGAGTCGAGGCCGACCCGGCGAGCTCTGGGCGACTACTGCTTCTCGGTCGACCTTGAGGGCCATGTCGCTGACGCGCGCGTCGGCGAAGCGCTGATGGGGTTGCGCCGAGTCTGTGCCGACGTCCGGTTCCTTGGGTCCTACCCGCGCCACGATGGCAAGGAGCCTCACTTGCGCGAAGGCGTGTCAGATGAGGATTTCGCCGCGGCACAC comes from the Candidatus Nanopelagicales bacterium genome and includes:
- a CDS encoding glycerophosphodiester phosphodiesterase family protein — translated: MSPESASEVIPRIVAHRGASAVAAEHTLTAYQRAIDLGADTVECDVRMTADGHLVCVHDSRIDRTSDGRGRVSNKTLYELRERDFGASSPQDHAWLDAADAPDYDEQTRRILTLDRLLEFVLGADRQVDIAIETKHPTRFGGFTEQTLAQTLQRFGLDQAAPGAHWRVWVMSFAAIALRRIRVFAPGIPTVFLMERAPLRSKSGWLPNSASIAGPSIEIIAKDPDLVARWHDAGHKVHVWTVDIEADALLCAKLGVDAVITNRPHDVRQWLTSA
- a CDS encoding DUF4446 family protein → MWAALTLVVAIIALVAALVALRRVDVVAARAGRSSDGPLQRDVDSAPSGGTVLASSAAPESVGLSRLAVVRYDAFDDLGGQLSYSAALLDDAGKGIVITGIHGRSETRTYLKQVPTSGSGAVSKLSPEEQEAVRDAMRGSGHA
- the pheA gene encoding prephenate dehydratase, translated to MPEIGTVVFLGPRGTFAEAALLALPELSSMPARPVPSVTAALNAIRSGDADVALVPIENSVEGSVSGTLDELASGEPLEIINEIAIPVRFALLAAQPIELPQIASVGTHPHAAAQCRRWLHDNLPHAQVVPTTSTAAAAEALSGGAAGYQVAIAQHLAAELYGLEVIVDGIADNDEASTRFVAVARPGAIPARTGADKTSLVLYITANRAGALLEILTEFAARGINLTRIESRPTRRALGDYCFSVDLEGHVADARVGEALMGLRRVCADVRFLGSYPRHDGKEPHLREGVSDEDFAAAH